A single window of Larimichthys crocea isolate SSNF chromosome XII, L_crocea_2.0, whole genome shotgun sequence DNA harbors:
- the spag9a gene encoding sperm associated antigen 9a isoform X6, whose product MELEDGVVYQDDPGTSAMMSERVSGLANSIYREFERLIGKYDEDVVKELMPLVVAVLENLDSVFAENQEHEVELELLKEDNEQLMTQYEREKALRKQAEEKFIEFEDTHEQDKKDLQNNVDRMESHSRQLELKLKNYADQISRLEERELELKKEYNSLHQRHTEMIHNYMEHVERIKMQQISEISESSTVGRVRRERPLSLGIFPPSGGVSMLTPDPQTRVETLGTEGWRFTDPTQPRSNTSLKQLDFVDPPKEREGKGALDSSWGNSLADDCKDELSDFTGSKSATPMSTTASDMEREDGNCKSTEVQAAPGTRSVSVGLPENEDSSDVQDIIESTPELDMDLIGYKPCSTPTKGIENMAFDRNTDSLFEELSSAGTGLIGDVDEGADLLVEYSDLSLIGMGREVENLIQENSQLLETKNALNVVNKDLILKVDELTCEKEMVQGELDALLQAKTKMEEKNKELEEELKKVRLEMEEVKHKTKDEEDSDVPTAQRKRFTRVEMARVLMERNQYKERLMELQEAVRWTEMIRASRENPTLNEKKKSSIWQFFSRLFSSSSSVPAIKKVESQSNVKYNAPGSLVKRSSTFSQFPTEKSKTFDFLNEDKDQCSSPSRKEAKRAQYRQVKAHMQKEDGRVTAHGWSLPSKYKVVNGGQLENKMNLPVPVYLRPLDQKDASMKLGCAAGVNLSGGRTAPTSELAKQIKGSQSSLDQLEHESKVREQEKGEQEKELVLQDEISSRVWVCTSTHSSTKVMVLDASQPSDLLDSFYACNTHVVCIASVPGVLETDYPAGEEVPQDLEATQGDGVSLAGSVASLGSTGSDGTMATEGTTAVPQTANSGSTDKLAEHSGISGSVELSRETSPAEDGIPTAEEATEATEANAGVGEEGEEDQGADQNQPGIYTEHVFTDPLGVGPTDSSPTDSQRGCRQDGVTSLPEELDLSEGETLRMSSALPTMWLGAQNGCLYVHSSVARWRKCLHAIKLKDSILSIVHVKGRVLVALADGTLAIFHRGIADGQWDLTNYHLLDLGRPHHSIRCMTVVHDKVWCGYRNKIYVIQPKAMRIEKSFDAHPRKESQVRQLAWVGDGIWVSIRLDSTLRLFHAHTYQHLQDVDIEPYVSKMLGTGKLGFSFVRITALMVSCSRLWVGTGNGVIISIPLSEANMSTGTVPNRPGSAVRVYSDDSSDCAMSGSSVPYCSMAHAQLCFHGHREAVKFFATVPGQAMPPPGTADSGSDDPPSESSDTATSEPKTFLVMSGGEGYIDFRMGDEGGELDGLSEPTASQQSAPTKSEQSHLIVWQVW is encoded by the exons AAGTTCATTGAGTTTGAGGACACTCATGAACAGGACAAGAAGGACCTGCAGAACAATGTGGACCGAATGGAGTCCCACTCCCGCCAACTGGAACTCAAGCTTAAGAACTACGCAGACCAGa TCAGCAGGTTGGAAGAACGTGAATTGGAGCTCAAGAAAGAATACAACTCCCTCCATCAGCGACACACAGAG ATGATCCATAATTATATGGAGCATGTAGAGAGGATCAAAATGCAGCAGATTAGTGAGATTTCAGAGTCAAGCACAGTTGGCCGAGTCAg GAGAGAGCGGCCTCTTTCTTTGGGGATCTTCCCACCATCTGGTGGGGTGTCTATGCTAACCCCAGATCCCCAGACCAGGGTAGAGACACTGGGCACAGAGGGCTGGAGGTTCACCGACCCAACACAGCCACGGTCCAACACTAGCCTCaag CAGTTGGACTTTGTCGACCCCCCAAAGGAAAGGGAGGGTAAGGGTGCGCTGGACTCTTCTTGGGGGAATTCACTGGCAGACGACTGCAAG GATGAGCTGTCGGACTTCACCGGCTCCAAGTCGGCCACACCAATGTCCACCACAGCCTCTGACATGGAAAGGGAAGATGGAAACTGTAAGAGCACGGAGGTGCAGGCTGCACCAGGGACCAGATCCGTATCAGTGG GTCTGCCTGAAAATGAGGACAGCTCAGATGTGCAGGATATCATTGAGTCCACCCCTGAGCTGGACATGGATCTCATTGGATACAAGCCCTGCAG TACCCCTACTAAAGGCATTGAGAACATGGCATTTGACCGCAATACAGACTCTCTGTTCGAAGAGCTGTCGTCTGCAGGCACTGGGCTCATAGGTGATGTGGATGAAGGGGCTGACCTGCTGG TGGAGTACTCTG ACCTTAGTTTGATTG GTATGGGCCGGGAAGTTGAAAATCTCATTCAGGAGAATTCACAGCTGCTTGAGACAAA GAACGCTCTGAACGTGGTGAATAAAGACTTAATATTGAAGGTGGACGAGTTGACCTGTGAGAAGGAGATGGTGCAGGGGGAGCTGGATGCTTTGCTGCAGGCCAAGACCAAGATGGAGGAAAAGAacaaagagctggaggaggaactCAAAAA agtGCGACTTGAGATGGAGGAAGTGAAGCACAAAACTAAAGACGAAGAAGAT AGTGATGTACCTACAGCTCAGAGGAAGCGCTTCACCCGAGTGGAAATGGCCAGAGTGCTGATGGAAAGGAACCAGTACAAAGAGAGACTGATGGAGCTCCAGGAAGCTGTTCGGTGGACAGAGATGATCAG AGCCTCGAGAGAAAATCCAACCCTCAacgaaaaaaagaaatccagcaTCTGGCAGTT CTTCAGCAGACTGTTTAGCTCCTCCTCCAGTGTCCCTGCTATAAAGAAGGTGGAGTCCCAGTCCAACGTGAAATACAACGCCCCGGGCAGCCTGGTGAAGAGGAGTAGCACGTTCTCCCAATTTCCCACGGAGAAATCCAAGACGTTCGACTTCCTAAATGAAGA TAAGGACCAGTGCAGTTCACCATCGCGCAAAGAGGCGAAGAGAGCCCAGTACAGACAGGTCAAGGCCCACATGCAGAAGGAGGATGGCCGAGTCACTGCACACGGCTGGAGCCTGCCCAGCAAATACAAG GTGGTAAATGGTGGACAGCTGGAGAACAAAATGAACTTACCTGTACCGGTATACTTGAGACCACTGGATCAGAAAGATGCTTCCATGAAG CTGGGGTGTGCTGCAGGAGTCAACCTGTCTGGGGGAAGGACAGCGCCCACATCAGAGCTCGCTAAGCAGATAAAGGGTTCTCAGAGTAGCCTGGACCAGTTAGAGCATGAGAGTAAGGTAAGG GAACAAGAGAAAggggagcaggagaaggagcTGGTCCTTCAGGACGAGATATCCAGCAGGGTGTGGGTGTGCACAAGCACCCACTCCTCCACCAAGGTGATGGTGCTGGATGCCAGTCAACCCTCTGACTTACTTGACAGCTTCTACGCCTGCAATACCCACGTGGTCTGCATTGCCAGTGTGCCAG gtGTGTTAGAGACAGATTATCCGGCAGGTGAGGAGGTGCCACAAGACCTGGAAGCTACCCAAGGTGATGGGGTGTCACTGGCCGGCAGTGTGGCCAGTTTGGGCTCCACGGGAAGTGATGGTACCATGGCCACAGAGGGGACCACCGCCGTCCCCCAGACGGCCAATTCAGGTTCTACTGACAAGCTGGCTGAGCACAGCGGCATTTCAGGCTCAG TTGAGCTCTCTAGAGAGACCAGTCCAGCAGAAGATGGCATTCCTACAGCAGAAGAGGCAACAGAAGCGACGGAGGCCAACGCTGGTGTAGgcgaagaaggagaggaagaccAGGGAGCAGACCAGAACCAGCCGGGAATCTACACGGAGCATGTGTTCACCGACCCACTGGGGGTCGGACCCACTGACTCCTCTCCCACTGACTCACAAAG GGGCTGCAGGCAGGATGGTGTGACATCCCTGCCAGAAGAGTTGGATCTGTCAGAGGGGGAGACTTTGAGGATGAGCAGCGCCCTCCCAACCATGTGGCTCGGGGCTCAGAATGGATG TCTGTATGTTCACTCGTCTGTGGCTCGATGGAGGAAGTGTCTCCATGCCATCAAGCTGAAAGACTCCATCCTCAGCATAGT GCATGTTAAAGGGAGAGTCCTTGTAGCTTTGGCTGATGGGACATTAGCGATTTTCCACAGAGGCATCG CAGATGGCCAGTGGGATTTAACCAATTACCACCTGTTGGATCTGGGACGGCCCCACCATTCGATTCGCTGTATGACAGTGGTCCATGACAAGGTGTGGTGTGGCTACAGGAACAAGATCTACGTCATCCAGCCTAAGGCCATGAGGATAGAG AAGTCATTTGATGCTCATCCTCGTAAAGAGAGTCAAGTGCGGCAGCTAGCCTGGGTTGGAGACGGCATCTGGGTGTCTATCCGACTGGATTCAACTCTACGCTTGTTTCACGCCcacacctaccagcacctccaGGATGTGGACATTGAACCCTACGTCAGCAAGATGTTGG gtacGGGTAAACTGGGCTTCTCGTTTgtgagaatcacagctctaatGGTGTCCTGCAGCCGACTGTGGGTGGGGACAGGAAACGGTGTCATCATCTCCATCCCGCTGTCTGAAG CCAACATGTCAACAGGAACAGTGCCAAATCGGCCCGGCAGTGCTGTCCGGGTTTACAGTGATGACAGTTCGGACTGTGCTATGTCGGGCAGCTCCGTGCCGTACTGCTCCATGGCTCACGCCcagctgtgtttccatggaCATCGAGAAGCTGTCAAGTTTTTTGCCACCGTGCCAG GTCAGGCGATGCCCCCCCCAGGCACCGCAGACTCAGGCTCTGATGACCCTCCATCTGAATCCTCTGACACAGCGACCTCTGAGCCCAAAACATTCCTGGTCATGAGTGGGGGTGAAGGCTACATTGACTTCAGAATGG gtGACGAAGGCGGCGAGTTGGACGGCTTATCAGAGCCAACAGCCAGCCAACAGTCAGCACCTACTAAGTCCGAGCAGAGCCACCTCATCGTCTGGCAG GTATGGTGA
- the spag9a gene encoding sperm associated antigen 9a isoform X9, translating into MELEDGVVYQDDPGTSAMMSERVSGLANSIYREFERLIGKYDEDVVKELMPLVVAVLENLDSVFAENQEHEVELELLKEDNEQLMTQYEREKALRKQAEEKFIEFEDTHEQDKKDLQNNVDRMESHSRQLELKLKNYADQISRLEERELELKKEYNSLHQRHTEMIHNYMEHVERIKMQQISEISESSTVGRVRRERPLSLGIFPPSGGVSMLTPDPQTRVETLGTEGWRFTDPTQPRSNTSLKDELSDFTGSKSATPMSTTASDMEREDGNCKSTEVQAAPGTRSVSVGLPENEDSSDVQDIIESTPELDMDLIGYKPCSTPTKGIENMAFDRNTDSLFEELSSAGTGLIGDVDEGADLLVEYSDLSLIGMGREVENLIQENSQLLETKNALNVVNKDLILKVDELTCEKEMVQGELDALLQAKTKMEEKNKELEEELKKVRLEMEEVKHKTKDEEDSDVPTAQRKRFTRVEMARVLMERNQYKERLMELQEAVRWTEMIRASRENPTLNEKKKSSIWQFFSRLFSSSSSVPAIKKVESQSNVKYNAPGSLVKRSSTFSQFPTEKSKTFDFLNEDKDQCSSPSRKEAKRAQYRQVKAHMQKEDGRVTAHGWSLPSKYKVVNGGQLENKMNLPVPVYLRPLDQKDASMKLGCAAGVNLSGGRTAPTSELAKQIKGSQSSLDQLEHESKVREQEKGEQEKELVLQDEISSRVWVCTSTHSSTKVMVLDASQPSDLLDSFYACNTHVVCIASVPGVLETDYPAGEEVPQDLEATQGDGVSLAGSVASLGSTGSDGTMATEGTTAVPQTANSGSTDKLAEHSGISGSVELSRETSPAEDGIPTAEEATEATEANAGVGEEGEEDQGADQNQPGIYTEHVFTDPLGVGPTDSSPTDSQRGCRQDGVTSLPEELDLSEGETLRMSSALPTMWLGAQNGCLYVHSSVARWRKCLHAIKLKDSILSIVHVKGRVLVALADGTLAIFHRGIADGQWDLTNYHLLDLGRPHHSIRCMTVVHDKVWCGYRNKIYVIQPKAMRIEKSFDAHPRKESQVRQLAWVGDGIWVSIRLDSTLRLFHAHTYQHLQDVDIEPYVSKMLGTGKLGFSFVRITALMVSCSRLWVGTGNGVIISIPLSEANMSTGTVPNRPGSAVRVYSDDSSDCAMSGSSVPYCSMAHAQLCFHGHREAVKFFATVPGQAMPPPGTADSGSDDPPSESSDTATSEPKTFLVMSGGEGYIDFRMGDEGGELDGLSEPTASQQSAPTKSEQSHLIVWQVTTSHD; encoded by the exons AAGTTCATTGAGTTTGAGGACACTCATGAACAGGACAAGAAGGACCTGCAGAACAATGTGGACCGAATGGAGTCCCACTCCCGCCAACTGGAACTCAAGCTTAAGAACTACGCAGACCAGa TCAGCAGGTTGGAAGAACGTGAATTGGAGCTCAAGAAAGAATACAACTCCCTCCATCAGCGACACACAGAG ATGATCCATAATTATATGGAGCATGTAGAGAGGATCAAAATGCAGCAGATTAGTGAGATTTCAGAGTCAAGCACAGTTGGCCGAGTCAg GAGAGAGCGGCCTCTTTCTTTGGGGATCTTCCCACCATCTGGTGGGGTGTCTATGCTAACCCCAGATCCCCAGACCAGGGTAGAGACACTGGGCACAGAGGGCTGGAGGTTCACCGACCCAACACAGCCACGGTCCAACACTAGCCTCaag GATGAGCTGTCGGACTTCACCGGCTCCAAGTCGGCCACACCAATGTCCACCACAGCCTCTGACATGGAAAGGGAAGATGGAAACTGTAAGAGCACGGAGGTGCAGGCTGCACCAGGGACCAGATCCGTATCAGTGG GTCTGCCTGAAAATGAGGACAGCTCAGATGTGCAGGATATCATTGAGTCCACCCCTGAGCTGGACATGGATCTCATTGGATACAAGCCCTGCAG TACCCCTACTAAAGGCATTGAGAACATGGCATTTGACCGCAATACAGACTCTCTGTTCGAAGAGCTGTCGTCTGCAGGCACTGGGCTCATAGGTGATGTGGATGAAGGGGCTGACCTGCTGG TGGAGTACTCTG ACCTTAGTTTGATTG GTATGGGCCGGGAAGTTGAAAATCTCATTCAGGAGAATTCACAGCTGCTTGAGACAAA GAACGCTCTGAACGTGGTGAATAAAGACTTAATATTGAAGGTGGACGAGTTGACCTGTGAGAAGGAGATGGTGCAGGGGGAGCTGGATGCTTTGCTGCAGGCCAAGACCAAGATGGAGGAAAAGAacaaagagctggaggaggaactCAAAAA agtGCGACTTGAGATGGAGGAAGTGAAGCACAAAACTAAAGACGAAGAAGAT AGTGATGTACCTACAGCTCAGAGGAAGCGCTTCACCCGAGTGGAAATGGCCAGAGTGCTGATGGAAAGGAACCAGTACAAAGAGAGACTGATGGAGCTCCAGGAAGCTGTTCGGTGGACAGAGATGATCAG AGCCTCGAGAGAAAATCCAACCCTCAacgaaaaaaagaaatccagcaTCTGGCAGTT CTTCAGCAGACTGTTTAGCTCCTCCTCCAGTGTCCCTGCTATAAAGAAGGTGGAGTCCCAGTCCAACGTGAAATACAACGCCCCGGGCAGCCTGGTGAAGAGGAGTAGCACGTTCTCCCAATTTCCCACGGAGAAATCCAAGACGTTCGACTTCCTAAATGAAGA TAAGGACCAGTGCAGTTCACCATCGCGCAAAGAGGCGAAGAGAGCCCAGTACAGACAGGTCAAGGCCCACATGCAGAAGGAGGATGGCCGAGTCACTGCACACGGCTGGAGCCTGCCCAGCAAATACAAG GTGGTAAATGGTGGACAGCTGGAGAACAAAATGAACTTACCTGTACCGGTATACTTGAGACCACTGGATCAGAAAGATGCTTCCATGAAG CTGGGGTGTGCTGCAGGAGTCAACCTGTCTGGGGGAAGGACAGCGCCCACATCAGAGCTCGCTAAGCAGATAAAGGGTTCTCAGAGTAGCCTGGACCAGTTAGAGCATGAGAGTAAGGTAAGG GAACAAGAGAAAggggagcaggagaaggagcTGGTCCTTCAGGACGAGATATCCAGCAGGGTGTGGGTGTGCACAAGCACCCACTCCTCCACCAAGGTGATGGTGCTGGATGCCAGTCAACCCTCTGACTTACTTGACAGCTTCTACGCCTGCAATACCCACGTGGTCTGCATTGCCAGTGTGCCAG gtGTGTTAGAGACAGATTATCCGGCAGGTGAGGAGGTGCCACAAGACCTGGAAGCTACCCAAGGTGATGGGGTGTCACTGGCCGGCAGTGTGGCCAGTTTGGGCTCCACGGGAAGTGATGGTACCATGGCCACAGAGGGGACCACCGCCGTCCCCCAGACGGCCAATTCAGGTTCTACTGACAAGCTGGCTGAGCACAGCGGCATTTCAGGCTCAG TTGAGCTCTCTAGAGAGACCAGTCCAGCAGAAGATGGCATTCCTACAGCAGAAGAGGCAACAGAAGCGACGGAGGCCAACGCTGGTGTAGgcgaagaaggagaggaagaccAGGGAGCAGACCAGAACCAGCCGGGAATCTACACGGAGCATGTGTTCACCGACCCACTGGGGGTCGGACCCACTGACTCCTCTCCCACTGACTCACAAAG GGGCTGCAGGCAGGATGGTGTGACATCCCTGCCAGAAGAGTTGGATCTGTCAGAGGGGGAGACTTTGAGGATGAGCAGCGCCCTCCCAACCATGTGGCTCGGGGCTCAGAATGGATG TCTGTATGTTCACTCGTCTGTGGCTCGATGGAGGAAGTGTCTCCATGCCATCAAGCTGAAAGACTCCATCCTCAGCATAGT GCATGTTAAAGGGAGAGTCCTTGTAGCTTTGGCTGATGGGACATTAGCGATTTTCCACAGAGGCATCG CAGATGGCCAGTGGGATTTAACCAATTACCACCTGTTGGATCTGGGACGGCCCCACCATTCGATTCGCTGTATGACAGTGGTCCATGACAAGGTGTGGTGTGGCTACAGGAACAAGATCTACGTCATCCAGCCTAAGGCCATGAGGATAGAG AAGTCATTTGATGCTCATCCTCGTAAAGAGAGTCAAGTGCGGCAGCTAGCCTGGGTTGGAGACGGCATCTGGGTGTCTATCCGACTGGATTCAACTCTACGCTTGTTTCACGCCcacacctaccagcacctccaGGATGTGGACATTGAACCCTACGTCAGCAAGATGTTGG gtacGGGTAAACTGGGCTTCTCGTTTgtgagaatcacagctctaatGGTGTCCTGCAGCCGACTGTGGGTGGGGACAGGAAACGGTGTCATCATCTCCATCCCGCTGTCTGAAG CCAACATGTCAACAGGAACAGTGCCAAATCGGCCCGGCAGTGCTGTCCGGGTTTACAGTGATGACAGTTCGGACTGTGCTATGTCGGGCAGCTCCGTGCCGTACTGCTCCATGGCTCACGCCcagctgtgtttccatggaCATCGAGAAGCTGTCAAGTTTTTTGCCACCGTGCCAG GTCAGGCGATGCCCCCCCCAGGCACCGCAGACTCAGGCTCTGATGACCCTCCATCTGAATCCTCTGACACAGCGACCTCTGAGCCCAAAACATTCCTGGTCATGAGTGGGGGTGAAGGCTACATTGACTTCAGAATGG gtGACGAAGGCGGCGAGTTGGACGGCTTATCAGAGCCAACAGCCAGCCAACAGTCAGCACCTACTAAGTCCGAGCAGAGCCACCTCATCGTCTGGCAGGTCACAACCTCTCAtgattga
- the spag9a gene encoding sperm associated antigen 9a isoform X11 encodes MELEDGVVYQDDPGTSAMMSERVSGLANSIYREFERLIGKYDEDVVKELMPLVVAVLENLDSVFAENQEHEVELELLKEDNEQLMTQYEREKALRKQAEEKFIEFEDTHEQDKKDLQNNVDRMESHSRQLELKLKNYADQISRLEERELELKKEYNSLHQRHTEMIHNYMEHVERIKMQQISEISESSTVGRVRRERPLSLGIFPPSGGVSMLTPDPQTRVETLGTEGWRFTDPTQPRSNTSLKQLDFVDPPKEREGKGALDSSWGNSLADDCKDELSDFTGSKSATPMSTTASDMEREDGNCKSTEVQAAPGTRSVSVGLPENEDSSDVQDIIESTPELDMDLIGYKPCSTPTKGIENMAFDRNTDSLFEELSSAGTGLIGDVDEGADLLGMGREVENLIQENSQLLETKNALNVVNKDLILKVDELTCEKEMVQGELDALLQAKTKMEEKNKELEEELKKVRLEMEEVKHKTKDEEDSDVPTAQRKRFTRVEMARVLMERNQYKERLMELQEAVRWTEMIRASRENPTLNEKKKSSIWQFFSRLFSSSSSVPAIKKVESQSNVKYNAPGSLVKRSSTFSQFPTEKSKTFDFLNEDKDQCSSPSRKEAKRAQYRQVKAHMQKEDGRVTAHGWSLPSKYKVVNGGQLENKMNLPVPVYLRPLDQKDASMKLGCAAGVNLSGGRTAPTSELAKQIKGSQSSLDQLEHESKVREQEKGEQEKELVLQDEISSRVWVCTSTHSSTKVMVLDASQPSDLLDSFYACNTHVVCIASVPGVLETDYPAGEEVPQDLEATQGDGVSLAGSVASLGSTGSDGTMATEGTTAVPQTANSGSTDKLAEHSGISGSVELSRETSPAEDGIPTAEEATEATEANAGVGEEGEEDQGADQNQPGIYTEHVFTDPLGVGPTDSSPTDSQRGCRQDGVTSLPEELDLSEGETLRMSSALPTMWLGAQNGCLYVHSSVARWRKCLHAIKLKDSILSIVHVKGRVLVALADGTLAIFHRGIDGQWDLTNYHLLDLGRPHHSIRCMTVVHDKVWCGYRNKIYVIQPKAMRIEKSFDAHPRKESQVRQLAWVGDGIWVSIRLDSTLRLFHAHTYQHLQDVDIEPYVSKMLGTGKLGFSFVRITALMVSCSRLWVGTGNGVIISIPLSEANMSTGTVPNRPGSAVRVYSDDSSDCAMSGSSVPYCSMAHAQLCFHGHREAVKFFATVPGQAMPPPGTADSGSDDPPSESSDTATSEPKTFLVMSGGEGYIDFRMGDEGGELDGLSEPTASQQSAPTKSEQSHLIVWQVTTSHD; translated from the exons AAGTTCATTGAGTTTGAGGACACTCATGAACAGGACAAGAAGGACCTGCAGAACAATGTGGACCGAATGGAGTCCCACTCCCGCCAACTGGAACTCAAGCTTAAGAACTACGCAGACCAGa TCAGCAGGTTGGAAGAACGTGAATTGGAGCTCAAGAAAGAATACAACTCCCTCCATCAGCGACACACAGAG ATGATCCATAATTATATGGAGCATGTAGAGAGGATCAAAATGCAGCAGATTAGTGAGATTTCAGAGTCAAGCACAGTTGGCCGAGTCAg GAGAGAGCGGCCTCTTTCTTTGGGGATCTTCCCACCATCTGGTGGGGTGTCTATGCTAACCCCAGATCCCCAGACCAGGGTAGAGACACTGGGCACAGAGGGCTGGAGGTTCACCGACCCAACACAGCCACGGTCCAACACTAGCCTCaag CAGTTGGACTTTGTCGACCCCCCAAAGGAAAGGGAGGGTAAGGGTGCGCTGGACTCTTCTTGGGGGAATTCACTGGCAGACGACTGCAAG GATGAGCTGTCGGACTTCACCGGCTCCAAGTCGGCCACACCAATGTCCACCACAGCCTCTGACATGGAAAGGGAAGATGGAAACTGTAAGAGCACGGAGGTGCAGGCTGCACCAGGGACCAGATCCGTATCAGTGG GTCTGCCTGAAAATGAGGACAGCTCAGATGTGCAGGATATCATTGAGTCCACCCCTGAGCTGGACATGGATCTCATTGGATACAAGCCCTGCAG TACCCCTACTAAAGGCATTGAGAACATGGCATTTGACCGCAATACAGACTCTCTGTTCGAAGAGCTGTCGTCTGCAGGCACTGGGCTCATAGGTGATGTGGATGAAGGGGCTGACCTGCTGG GTATGGGCCGGGAAGTTGAAAATCTCATTCAGGAGAATTCACAGCTGCTTGAGACAAA GAACGCTCTGAACGTGGTGAATAAAGACTTAATATTGAAGGTGGACGAGTTGACCTGTGAGAAGGAGATGGTGCAGGGGGAGCTGGATGCTTTGCTGCAGGCCAAGACCAAGATGGAGGAAAAGAacaaagagctggaggaggaactCAAAAA agtGCGACTTGAGATGGAGGAAGTGAAGCACAAAACTAAAGACGAAGAAGAT AGTGATGTACCTACAGCTCAGAGGAAGCGCTTCACCCGAGTGGAAATGGCCAGAGTGCTGATGGAAAGGAACCAGTACAAAGAGAGACTGATGGAGCTCCAGGAAGCTGTTCGGTGGACAGAGATGATCAG AGCCTCGAGAGAAAATCCAACCCTCAacgaaaaaaagaaatccagcaTCTGGCAGTT CTTCAGCAGACTGTTTAGCTCCTCCTCCAGTGTCCCTGCTATAAAGAAGGTGGAGTCCCAGTCCAACGTGAAATACAACGCCCCGGGCAGCCTGGTGAAGAGGAGTAGCACGTTCTCCCAATTTCCCACGGAGAAATCCAAGACGTTCGACTTCCTAAATGAAGA TAAGGACCAGTGCAGTTCACCATCGCGCAAAGAGGCGAAGAGAGCCCAGTACAGACAGGTCAAGGCCCACATGCAGAAGGAGGATGGCCGAGTCACTGCACACGGCTGGAGCCTGCCCAGCAAATACAAG GTGGTAAATGGTGGACAGCTGGAGAACAAAATGAACTTACCTGTACCGGTATACTTGAGACCACTGGATCAGAAAGATGCTTCCATGAAG CTGGGGTGTGCTGCAGGAGTCAACCTGTCTGGGGGAAGGACAGCGCCCACATCAGAGCTCGCTAAGCAGATAAAGGGTTCTCAGAGTAGCCTGGACCAGTTAGAGCATGAGAGTAAGGTAAGG GAACAAGAGAAAggggagcaggagaaggagcTGGTCCTTCAGGACGAGATATCCAGCAGGGTGTGGGTGTGCACAAGCACCCACTCCTCCACCAAGGTGATGGTGCTGGATGCCAGTCAACCCTCTGACTTACTTGACAGCTTCTACGCCTGCAATACCCACGTGGTCTGCATTGCCAGTGTGCCAG gtGTGTTAGAGACAGATTATCCGGCAGGTGAGGAGGTGCCACAAGACCTGGAAGCTACCCAAGGTGATGGGGTGTCACTGGCCGGCAGTGTGGCCAGTTTGGGCTCCACGGGAAGTGATGGTACCATGGCCACAGAGGGGACCACCGCCGTCCCCCAGACGGCCAATTCAGGTTCTACTGACAAGCTGGCTGAGCACAGCGGCATTTCAGGCTCAG TTGAGCTCTCTAGAGAGACCAGTCCAGCAGAAGATGGCATTCCTACAGCAGAAGAGGCAACAGAAGCGACGGAGGCCAACGCTGGTGTAGgcgaagaaggagaggaagaccAGGGAGCAGACCAGAACCAGCCGGGAATCTACACGGAGCATGTGTTCACCGACCCACTGGGGGTCGGACCCACTGACTCCTCTCCCACTGACTCACAAAG GGGCTGCAGGCAGGATGGTGTGACATCCCTGCCAGAAGAGTTGGATCTGTCAGAGGGGGAGACTTTGAGGATGAGCAGCGCCCTCCCAACCATGTGGCTCGGGGCTCAGAATGGATG TCTGTATGTTCACTCGTCTGTGGCTCGATGGAGGAAGTGTCTCCATGCCATCAAGCTGAAAGACTCCATCCTCAGCATAGT GCATGTTAAAGGGAGAGTCCTTGTAGCTTTGGCTGATGGGACATTAGCGATTTTCCACAGAGGCATCG ATGGCCAGTGGGATTTAACCAATTACCACCTGTTGGATCTGGGACGGCCCCACCATTCGATTCGCTGTATGACAGTGGTCCATGACAAGGTGTGGTGTGGCTACAGGAACAAGATCTACGTCATCCAGCCTAAGGCCATGAGGATAGAG AAGTCATTTGATGCTCATCCTCGTAAAGAGAGTCAAGTGCGGCAGCTAGCCTGGGTTGGAGACGGCATCTGGGTGTCTATCCGACTGGATTCAACTCTACGCTTGTTTCACGCCcacacctaccagcacctccaGGATGTGGACATTGAACCCTACGTCAGCAAGATGTTGG gtacGGGTAAACTGGGCTTCTCGTTTgtgagaatcacagctctaatGGTGTCCTGCAGCCGACTGTGGGTGGGGACAGGAAACGGTGTCATCATCTCCATCCCGCTGTCTGAAG CCAACATGTCAACAGGAACAGTGCCAAATCGGCCCGGCAGTGCTGTCCGGGTTTACAGTGATGACAGTTCGGACTGTGCTATGTCGGGCAGCTCCGTGCCGTACTGCTCCATGGCTCACGCCcagctgtgtttccatggaCATCGAGAAGCTGTCAAGTTTTTTGCCACCGTGCCAG GTCAGGCGATGCCCCCCCCAGGCACCGCAGACTCAGGCTCTGATGACCCTCCATCTGAATCCTCTGACACAGCGACCTCTGAGCCCAAAACATTCCTGGTCATGAGTGGGGGTGAAGGCTACATTGACTTCAGAATGG gtGACGAAGGCGGCGAGTTGGACGGCTTATCAGAGCCAACAGCCAGCCAACAGTCAGCACCTACTAAGTCCGAGCAGAGCCACCTCATCGTCTGGCAGGTCACAACCTCTCAtgattga